A DNA window from Gillisia sp. Hel1_33_143 contains the following coding sequences:
- a CDS encoding OsmC family protein → MSEFKVKLEWKPDSEDFSYKNYNRTHQWIFGGGSEITASAAPDYLGKAEFVNPEEAFAASLSSCHLLTFLAIASFKKYIIKSYKDETVAVVEKNKESKQAVTRVFLRPKVEFSGEHIPDEEEIKKMHHKAHAECFISNSVLTEVIVEPIL, encoded by the coding sequence ATGTCAGAATTCAAGGTAAAATTAGAATGGAAACCCGATTCGGAGGATTTCTCCTATAAGAATTATAACCGTACCCATCAATGGATTTTTGGAGGAGGCTCTGAAATCACTGCATCTGCAGCTCCGGATTATTTGGGGAAAGCTGAATTTGTCAATCCTGAAGAAGCCTTCGCTGCTTCCCTTTCCAGCTGCCATTTATTGACTTTTCTAGCTATTGCCTCTTTTAAAAAGTATATTATAAAGAGTTATAAGGATGAAACCGTTGCTGTGGTTGAGAAAAATAAGGAAAGTAAACAGGCTGTGACCAGGGTTTTTTTACGACCTAAAGTAGAATTCTCCGGCGAACATATACCTGATGAAGAAGAAATAAAAAAAATGCACCATAAAGCACATGCTGAATGTTTTATCTCCAACTCTGTATTAACAGAGGTAATAGTGGAACCAATTTTATAA
- a CDS encoding four-helix bundle copper-binding protein — protein sequence MLNCALACENCAAQSLAEGETRMMERCIPLDIDCADICIQAARLLQRNSALAHEYLLICEKACRMCAEECAKHDHEHCKKCAQACNECAEACHRHHGDVQLS from the coding sequence TTGCTAAACTGTGCTTTAGCTTGTGAAAACTGCGCTGCTCAAAGCTTAGCAGAAGGAGAAACCAGAATGATGGAAAGATGCATTCCGTTGGACATTGACTGTGCTGACATTTGTATACAAGCAGCTAGGTTGCTACAGAGAAATTCTGCGCTTGCGCATGAATATCTTTTAATCTGTGAAAAGGCTTGCAGGATGTGTGCTGAGGAATGTGCAAAACACGATCATGAGCATTGTAAGAAATGTGCTCAAGCATGTAATGAATGTGCGGAAGCATGCCATAGGCATCATGGCGATGTGCAGTTAAGCTAA
- a CDS encoding heavy metal translocating P-type ATPase yields MKKLQLKIPVILPQVPNEKDTCVERLINELQAKEGIEKVHVADTMEDATPQLCFHYDPDIISIDRVQSLAESTGAEITEKYGHLLIEVKGIRHTRQARTIEKSLLVINGVLEASVSGSGMVRLEFDKKQTNFDEISKQIEKEDLQIQRSASNENDYTEASRKKQERSNKEETKEQTATEGHEHKEGDIHEEGEGHAHGGIFGKNTELIFSIICGALLGIGFGFSYVDSIPDWVSLVLYIGAYFFGGFFTTKEAVQTVAKGGFEIDFLMLVAAIGAAILGEWAEGALLLFLFSLGHALEHYAMNKARKSIAALADLAPKTALLKKGGKTEEVGIEKLSISDIIVVKPNSKISADGVVVNGKSSVNQAPITGESVPVDKVPVEDTSKEYSQDDEIKDENRVFAGTINGNNTLEVKVIKEAKDSTLSRLVKLVNEAQTQKSPTQLLTDKFEKYFVPSVLILVGILLFAFLVIDEPFSASFYRAMAVLVAASPCALAISTPSAVLSGVARAARGGVLIKGGRPLEDLGVITALAFDKTGTLTEGKPKLTEVVPLGDIEENELLKIAVAVENLSDHPLAKAVVRDGKERLKGTDITDASDLEAVLGKGIKASLGKDKIYIGNLDLYDDLDEAKPSEEISNKVKELEGGGNTTMLIRRNKEYIGIIALMDTPREAAKETLKKLKEIGIKRMVMLTGDNQKVADAVAKEIGLTDAWGSLLPEEKVEAIKKLKEQESKVAMVGDGVNDAPAMANSTVGIAMGAAGSDVALETADIALMADKLETLPFAIGLSRKAKSIIKQNLWVSLGIVALLIPATISGFANIGIAVLVHEGSTLLVVGNALRLLAYKK; encoded by the coding sequence ATGAAAAAACTACAGTTAAAAATCCCAGTAATCCTTCCGCAAGTTCCTAACGAAAAAGATACTTGTGTTGAACGGCTTATCAATGAACTACAGGCCAAAGAAGGTATTGAAAAAGTGCACGTTGCAGATACAATGGAAGATGCCACGCCACAGCTCTGTTTTCATTATGACCCCGATATCATTTCTATAGACCGCGTCCAATCCCTCGCCGAAAGTACTGGTGCCGAGATTACCGAAAAATACGGGCATTTGCTCATAGAGGTTAAAGGAATCAGACACACAAGGCAAGCACGCACCATAGAGAAAAGCCTTTTGGTAATCAATGGGGTTTTGGAGGCTTCCGTTTCAGGCTCTGGAATGGTACGTCTTGAGTTTGATAAAAAGCAAACAAATTTTGATGAAATAAGCAAACAAATTGAAAAGGAAGACCTTCAGATTCAAAGGAGTGCTTCAAACGAAAATGATTACACCGAAGCATCCAGAAAAAAACAGGAGCGTTCGAATAAGGAAGAGACTAAAGAGCAAACTGCCACAGAGGGGCACGAGCATAAAGAGGGCGATATCCACGAGGAAGGAGAAGGGCACGCCCATGGCGGAATTTTTGGAAAGAACACCGAACTTATTTTCTCGATTATCTGTGGGGCACTCCTCGGGATAGGCTTTGGGTTCTCGTATGTGGATTCCATCCCTGATTGGGTTAGCCTTGTTCTGTATATAGGCGCGTACTTCTTTGGAGGATTTTTTACCACTAAGGAAGCCGTTCAGACCGTGGCAAAGGGTGGTTTTGAGATTGATTTTTTGATGCTGGTCGCGGCCATTGGTGCCGCCATTCTGGGAGAATGGGCAGAAGGTGCACTGTTGTTGTTCCTATTTAGCCTTGGGCACGCCCTAGAACATTATGCAATGAACAAGGCAAGAAAAAGCATTGCCGCGCTTGCAGACCTTGCACCAAAAACGGCCTTGTTGAAAAAGGGTGGCAAGACCGAAGAAGTGGGGATTGAAAAATTGAGTATTAGTGATATTATTGTGGTCAAACCCAACAGCAAAATATCTGCCGATGGTGTTGTGGTAAATGGAAAAAGTAGTGTCAACCAAGCCCCAATTACAGGGGAAAGCGTGCCAGTGGATAAAGTTCCCGTAGAAGACACAAGCAAGGAATATTCTCAGGATGATGAGATTAAAGATGAAAACCGTGTTTTTGCTGGAACTATCAACGGTAATAACACGCTTGAAGTAAAAGTCATCAAGGAAGCAAAAGATTCTACCCTGTCGCGATTGGTCAAATTGGTCAACGAGGCACAAACACAAAAATCCCCGACTCAGTTGCTTACCGATAAGTTTGAAAAGTACTTTGTGCCTTCTGTACTTATTCTCGTAGGTATTTTACTTTTTGCTTTTTTGGTAATCGATGAGCCATTTAGTGCAAGCTTCTACAGGGCTATGGCAGTATTGGTTGCTGCAAGTCCTTGTGCACTGGCAATTTCCACCCCGAGCGCAGTTCTAAGTGGTGTGGCAAGAGCCGCACGAGGCGGTGTTCTTATCAAAGGCGGGCGACCACTTGAGGATTTAGGGGTCATTACCGCCTTGGCTTTTGATAAAACAGGCACGCTTACAGAAGGCAAGCCCAAACTTACGGAAGTAGTACCATTGGGGGATATTGAAGAAAATGAACTGTTGAAGATAGCCGTTGCCGTTGAAAACCTGAGCGACCACCCTTTGGCCAAAGCTGTCGTAAGGGATGGGAAAGAGCGTCTGAAAGGTACTGATATTACCGATGCGTCCGATTTGGAAGCCGTTCTCGGAAAAGGTATCAAAGCTTCTTTGGGCAAGGATAAAATCTATATTGGGAACCTTGACTTGTACGATGACCTAGATGAGGCAAAACCATCCGAAGAAATATCGAATAAAGTAAAAGAACTTGAAGGTGGCGGAAATACCACGATGCTCATAAGAAGAAACAAAGAATATATCGGTATCATCGCCCTAATGGACACCCCACGGGAAGCGGCCAAGGAAACCCTTAAAAAATTAAAGGAAATCGGTATCAAGCGGATGGTAATGCTAACCGGGGACAATCAAAAGGTTGCCGATGCCGTTGCCAAAGAAATTGGATTGACCGATGCCTGGGGTAGTTTATTACCCGAAGAAAAGGTAGAGGCTATCAAAAAATTAAAAGAACAGGAATCCAAAGTCGCCATGGTAGGAGATGGAGTAAACGATGCCCCTGCAATGGCAAACAGTACTGTGGGAATCGCAATGGGCGCGGCGGGCAGTGATGTGGCGTTGGAAACTGCTGATATTGCCCTAATGGCCGATAAGCTGGAAACCCTGCCCTTTGCCATAGGCTTAAGCAGGAAGGCAAAGTCCATTATCAAGCAAAACCTTTGGGTCAGTCTCGGTATTGTTGCTTTACTTATTCCAGCCACTATTTCTGGCTTTGCCAATATTGGTATTGCAGTACTAGTTCACGAAGGTTCTACATTATTGGTGGTGGGCAATGCTTTGAGATTGTTGGCGTATAAGAAATAA
- a CDS encoding bestrophin family protein, protein MLLNKRISIFHFLNTIKYDVLFLGSYAILVGYMDQYGFLAKISIPISLTGVFGTAVALLLGFRTNQAYERWWEARIIWGAIVNDSRTLIRQTISFYDKVDEQYLHNVKETVNRQIIWCYALGESLRNLPFSPNVAGYIKFEDISDQNVPNAILLKHSQALTNARSEKTVNEFQQIQLDSTIVRLCDSMGKCERIKNTVFPKAHSLLIHLIIYVFATMLPFGLDDKNVVVEIAITFFIPIIFVAIEKTSTLMQDPFENQPMDTPVTDLATTIEINLKQMINSEEVPKREKSNEYYIL, encoded by the coding sequence ATGCTACTGAACAAACGTATTTCAATTTTCCACTTCCTCAATACCATAAAATATGATGTATTATTTTTAGGTAGCTACGCAATTCTCGTGGGTTATATGGACCAATATGGCTTTTTAGCAAAAATCTCGATTCCCATTTCGTTAACTGGGGTTTTTGGTACCGCTGTAGCATTATTATTGGGTTTTCGTACTAATCAAGCCTATGAGCGCTGGTGGGAAGCCCGTATTATATGGGGCGCCATTGTCAATGATTCCCGTACATTAATCAGGCAGACAATTTCCTTTTATGACAAGGTAGATGAGCAATATTTGCATAATGTAAAAGAAACGGTAAACCGTCAAATAATCTGGTGCTATGCCCTGGGTGAATCTTTAAGAAACCTCCCGTTTTCGCCCAATGTTGCCGGTTACATAAAATTTGAAGATATCTCTGACCAAAATGTCCCCAATGCAATTCTTTTGAAACATTCACAGGCATTGACCAATGCAAGAAGCGAAAAAACAGTGAACGAGTTTCAACAAATTCAACTAGATAGCACGATAGTAAGGCTCTGCGATTCTATGGGCAAATGCGAACGAATAAAAAACACGGTTTTCCCGAAAGCACATAGCCTATTAATCCATTTGATCATCTATGTATTCGCCACAATGTTGCCATTTGGACTGGATGATAAGAACGTGGTTGTTGAAATCGCTATTACCTTTTTTATACCGATCATTTTTGTTGCCATTGAAAAAACATCCACTTTGATGCAGGATCCTTTTGAAAACCAACCTATGGATACCCCGGTAACCGATTTGGCAACAACCATTGAAATAAATCTCAAACAAATGATTAATAGCGAAGAGGTTCCTAAAAGAGAGAAGTCGAACGAATACTATATACTCTAA
- a CDS encoding MgtC/SapB family protein, translating to MDLQTELLLLPRLGLAVLLGILIGIDRETDGHDAGIRTYAAVCLGAALLTIINTHIDVADQTRIVANIVSGIGFLGAGIIFKDNSTNSIVGLTTAATVWATAGVGIALGFGMYLLSITSTLLIILLLIARKLPYFKIRKNFKNKT from the coding sequence ATGGACCTTCAAACTGAACTACTGTTATTGCCAAGATTAGGGTTGGCAGTTTTATTGGGGATTTTGATTGGCATCGACAGGGAAACTGATGGCCACGACGCCGGTATCAGAACATATGCAGCTGTATGTCTGGGAGCCGCACTTTTAACAATCATCAATACGCATATTGATGTGGCAGACCAAACTCGGATTGTTGCCAATATCGTTTCCGGCATTGGTTTTCTGGGGGCCGGTATTATTTTTAAGGACAATTCAACCAACTCTATAGTGGGGTTGACCACGGCAGCTACCGTATGGGCAACTGCAGGGGTAGGTATTGCGTTGGGGTTCGGGATGTACTTACTTAGTATTACAAGCACATTACTTATAATCCTATTGCTGATCGCCCGAAAATTGCCCTATTTTAAAATAAGAAAAAATTTCAAGAATAAAACTTAA
- a CDS encoding zinc ribbon domain-containing protein, with amino-acid sequence MGFLKHLLGGKGRGGHHSRRHNRKHDYENRDVYSDSRVKIRCPKCDEKKEVGAAFCQKCGSALGKGKCDNCGQDIPMDAKFCPNCGIKV; translated from the coding sequence ATGGGGTTTTTAAAACATTTGTTAGGAGGAAAAGGCAGAGGAGGCCATCATTCAAGGAGGCATAACCGCAAACACGATTATGAAAACAGAGATGTTTATTCAGATTCACGGGTTAAGATTAGATGCCCAAAATGTGATGAGAAAAAAGAAGTAGGTGCGGCCTTTTGTCAAAAATGTGGTTCAGCATTGGGTAAGGGAAAATGTGACAATTGCGGGCAGGATATCCCTATGGATGCCAAGTTTTGCCCTAATTGTGGCATCAAGGTTTAA
- a CDS encoding STAS/SEC14 domain-containing protein produces the protein MLQITDIKSKNVITTIARGELNQQDFEKIHPLIHNILTKRLKVRWYFEMNDFQGWHIEELWKDFTKVVDHEKEYEKIALVGEKKWQKWASEFMKPFCNAEIKYFAPDQKQEAKKWIEI, from the coding sequence ATGTTACAGATTACAGATATAAAAAGTAAAAACGTAATTACCACGATTGCCAGAGGTGAGCTCAACCAACAGGACTTTGAAAAAATACATCCGCTAATCCATAATATTCTTACAAAAAGATTAAAGGTACGATGGTATTTTGAGATGAACGATTTTCAAGGTTGGCACATAGAAGAACTATGGAAAGATTTCACTAAAGTTGTTGACCACGAAAAGGAATATGAAAAAATAGCATTGGTAGGTGAAAAAAAGTGGCAAAAGTGGGCATCAGAATTTATGAAACCGTTTTGCAATGCCGAAATTAAATATTTCGCTCCAGACCAAAAACAGGAAGCCAAAAAATGGATTGAAATTTAG
- a CDS encoding STAS/SEC14 domain-containing protein: MVTIYKREATVYMVAEFKLDAKDYENLIPVLTEQIMAHQEVKWYIEMKNFEGWTASMYWKGIELELPNEEHLIKVALVGSVEWQEQFTEVLMMFTRAHIKFFSPNEKELAKEWTEKE; this comes from the coding sequence ATGGTCACAATTTATAAAAGAGAAGCTACTGTATATATGGTGGCAGAGTTTAAGCTGGATGCCAAGGATTATGAAAACCTGATACCAGTCTTAACAGAACAAATAATGGCTCATCAAGAGGTTAAGTGGTACATAGAGATGAAAAATTTTGAAGGTTGGACGGCAAGTATGTATTGGAAAGGCATTGAACTTGAACTTCCCAATGAAGAACATTTAATAAAAGTGGCTTTGGTAGGAAGTGTTGAATGGCAAGAGCAATTTACGGAAGTTTTGATGATGTTTACCAGGGCGCATATAAAATTTTTTAGTCCTAACGAAAAAGAATTGGCTAAAGAATGGACAGAAAAAGAATAA
- a CDS encoding Fur family transcriptional regulator gives MEKIVQILESMGIRPTAMRLMTYKRLAELEVAISLGDLEKDFKISERSTLFRTMKTFEEKGIVHQIQDGTGVIKYALCEAKCEVGNDLHLHFHCNNCEETVCLTEHKIPHINLPEGYITKDINLVVKGICEKCSHNLN, from the coding sequence ATGGAAAAAATAGTTCAAATATTGGAAAGTATGGGAATAAGGCCTACTGCAATGCGCTTGATGACCTACAAGAGACTTGCAGAATTGGAGGTGGCCATTAGTCTAGGCGATTTGGAAAAGGATTTTAAAATTTCTGAAAGGAGTACTCTTTTTAGAACTATGAAAACATTTGAAGAAAAAGGTATTGTACATCAAATCCAAGATGGAACTGGAGTTATAAAGTACGCTCTATGTGAAGCAAAATGTGAGGTCGGCAATGACCTACATCTACATTTTCATTGCAATAACTGTGAGGAAACAGTTTGCTTGACAGAGCATAAAATCCCGCATATTAATTTGCCCGAAGGCTATATCACGAAAGATATCAACCTGGTTGTTAAGGGTATTTGCGAGAAATGCAGTCACAATCTAAACTAA
- a CDS encoding P-II family nitrogen regulator, with product MKEVKAFVKPNRIQRVIEALSENGFKSMTLSQSEGTGAFKAKGARPSLDFHVTDSPVVKIELVCQNEEAQAAIEIIMANGKTEEPGDGIIYLSNIEDAFQIKTGDSLKRYDL from the coding sequence ATGAAAGAAGTTAAAGCATTCGTAAAACCAAATAGGATTCAAAGAGTAATTGAAGCCTTAAGTGAAAACGGCTTTAAAAGTATGACCCTGTCACAATCTGAAGGTACAGGAGCATTCAAAGCAAAGGGAGCAAGACCCTCACTTGATTTTCATGTAACCGATAGTCCCGTAGTAAAAATAGAGTTGGTGTGCCAAAATGAAGAAGCTCAAGCTGCTATTGAAATAATAATGGCCAATGGAAAAACCGAAGAGCCTGGAGATGGTATTATTTATCTATCTAATATAGAGGATGCCTTTCAAATAAAAACAGGCGATTCATTAAAAAGATACGACCTATAA
- a CDS encoding efflux RND transporter periplasmic adaptor subunit: MKNIAIITTVLLTLLLIGCNDKSDSELGNNEESATSGTMENEESGHNEEEEGEEGAVELTKQQIETIGLETKTLEERNLGNNIKVTGMLELFPQDKANISPFVGGNVSSIKVVPGDNVRKGQVLAYIEHPDIIAMQQEYQEKNDELVFLKQDFERKQTLYDKGVSSGKEFQMAQSQYRSTTSSVNGLRSRLRLLGINSDKVAQGEIFSAIPITTPLSGYVGEVMVSLGDYVAPQSTMFSISDNSKIYVNFKVYEKDIKHIKEGQQIYFSTTSRPDALLKATVRSIGKTFESDPKAIEILADIENKDKNLLPGMYVEGRIVQGEKSGYAVPEEAIVKEGEQSYIFIVDEDEAPEENRMKFKRIPVSTGLNDLGFVEVNLPAEIAKNVKIVTSGAYTLSSEMVKGELEHGH, translated from the coding sequence ATGAAAAATATAGCAATAATTACTACGGTTTTATTAACGCTCTTGTTGATAGGCTGTAACGACAAATCCGATTCTGAATTGGGCAATAACGAAGAAAGCGCGACTTCAGGAACAATGGAGAACGAGGAAAGTGGGCACAATGAGGAAGAAGAAGGAGAAGAAGGTGCGGTAGAACTTACCAAACAACAAATAGAGACCATTGGTTTGGAAACCAAAACTTTGGAAGAAAGGAATCTTGGGAATAACATCAAAGTTACGGGAATGCTGGAACTGTTCCCACAGGACAAAGCGAACATAAGTCCGTTTGTTGGTGGTAATGTAAGCTCCATAAAAGTTGTTCCTGGGGATAATGTTAGAAAAGGACAGGTGCTTGCATATATAGAACATCCAGATATCATAGCAATGCAACAGGAATATCAGGAAAAAAATGATGAACTGGTCTTTTTGAAACAGGATTTTGAACGTAAGCAGACCCTTTATGATAAAGGGGTTTCCTCGGGTAAGGAGTTCCAAATGGCGCAATCTCAATATCGTTCAACAACCTCCAGTGTAAATGGTTTGAGATCAAGGTTGCGTTTGTTGGGTATTAATTCAGACAAGGTAGCCCAAGGCGAAATCTTTTCCGCAATACCCATTACCACTCCTTTAAGCGGATATGTGGGAGAAGTGATGGTAAGTCTTGGAGACTACGTGGCTCCTCAGTCCACAATGTTTTCGATAAGTGATAATTCAAAAATCTATGTGAATTTTAAGGTGTACGAAAAAGACATAAAACACATAAAGGAAGGCCAGCAGATCTATTTTTCTACCACCTCAAGACCTGATGCACTTTTAAAAGCTACTGTACGCTCTATAGGTAAGACCTTCGAGAGTGATCCAAAGGCAATAGAGATATTAGCAGATATCGAAAATAAAGACAAGAATTTATTGCCAGGAATGTACGTGGAGGGAAGGATCGTTCAGGGAGAAAAATCTGGTTATGCAGTACCAGAAGAAGCTATTGTAAAAGAAGGAGAACAATCCTACATTTTTATTGTAGATGAGGATGAAGCGCCAGAAGAAAATAGGATGAAGTTTAAGAGAATTCCTGTTAGTACTGGCTTGAACGATCTTGGTTTTGTAGAAGTAAACCTTCCAGCAGAAATTGCCAAAAATGTTAAAATAGTAACAAGTGGGGCCTATACCCTTTCTTCTGAAATGGTCAAAGGAGAACTGGAACACGGTCATTAA